The genomic interval CTCGCGGAACCAGACGTGCTCGCTGGAGCAGTGGTTGGGGACGATGTCCAGGAGCACCTTGATGCCGAGCCGCCGGGCGGCGGTAACCAGCAGGTCGAATTCGGCGAGGTCCCCGAAGACCGGGTCGACGTCGCAGTAGTCGGCGACGTCGTAGCCGTGGTCGTGCTGCGGCGAGGGGTAGAACGGACTCAGCCAGATGCCGTCGACGCCGAGCTTCTTGAGGTACGGCAGCCCCGCCCGTACGCCGGCCAGGTCACCGATGCCGTCGCCGGTGCTGTCCAGGAAGCTGCGGACATACACCTGGTAGATCACCGCATCCCGCCACCAGTGGTGCGCGATGCGAAGGGGAAGGCCGTTGTCGGCCGGGGCAGTGAGCATCACCCGTTGACCTGTTCCTACTTGAGCGTGCGGGAGTGTCCAGAGCAGGCCTCCCGTTATGCATGCATGTTAAGTAGGCGTGTCGAGTGGGTGTCAACGAGAAGGCAGAAAGCTGCCCTTGGTTGTGCACATATGTCCCACGTTTCGTTAGGCCGCAGATACCTAACGTGTAACTAGGCGGAGATTTCTCAGCCTCTGCGTGCGACGGCCCGGAGCTCCCCGGCCAGCCTGAGGACCGCCTGCTCCGGAGACTGGCGCAGCGCCATCGCGTCGTACGCCACCGCCTGCACCGCCAGGCTCACCTGGTCGTAGCGCGGACTCTTGGGCCGGGGCTCGGCCGCCAGCACACTCCTGCGCAGCGTCGGCAGGAACGGGTACGCGCGCACCAGCTCGGGATCGGCGTACAGGGCGGCCCGCACCGGCGGCAGCGAGCCCTCGGTGAGCACCTTGCGCTGTACGGGTTCGCTGGTCAGGTAGGCCATCAGGGCCTTGGCAGACTCCTGGTGGCGGGAGTGCGCGTTGACGGCGAGATTGGAGCCGCCCAGCACGCTCGCACCGGGGCCGTCGGGGCCCGGCAGCGGTGTTACGCCGAACTTCCCGGCGACCTCGGAGTCCTTGCCTCCGGCGGCGGAGTAGACGTAAGGCCAGTTGCGCAGGAAGAGCAGCCGGCCGTTCTGGAACGCCTGCCGCGACTCCTCCTCCTTGAAGCGCAGCGCCTCCTGCGGAATCCAGCCGTCCCGTACTCCCCGGGCGAGGAAGCCCAGTCCGGCGCGGGCGGCGGCGGAGTCCACGGTGACCCGCTCGCCCTCGTCACCGAGGAACGATCCACCGGCCGAGTGCACCGCCTCGGTGACATTGACGGCGAGCCCCTCGTACGGCAGGAACTGACCGGCATATCCCCCGATTCCGTACTTCGGGGCGATCGTCGACGCCTGCCGCTCCAGGTCCGCCCAAGTGCGCGGCGGCTGTTCGCCCTCACGCTGCAGGAGGTCCTTGCGGTAGTAGAGCAACCCGGCATTCGTGACATACGGGACGGCGTACAACTGTCCGTCGAAGGTGGCGGTGTCCACCACCGGCGGCAGAAAGGCGTCGAGTGGGAAGCGGCTCCGGTCGACCGGGGCGATCCAGCCCGCGCCCGCGAACTCCGAGGTCCACGCCACGTCGATATTGAGTACGTCGAACCGGCCACTGCCGGCCCGCAGTTCGGTGATCATCTGCGCCCGGGTCTCGTCGGCCGAGTCCGGCAGCTCGACGAGGGTGACCTTTTCGTCCGGATGTGTACGGTTCCAGCCGTCCAGCAGCGGACCGAGATAACCGGTGAGATCGCCGGCCGTGGCCAGCGTCATGGGCCCGCGCCCGTCCCCGCCGCCCGGCGGCCCTCCGGCCCGCACACCGGCGCCGGCATAACCGGTCATGATCACGGCGGCGACCAGGAGACCCCTACCCGCGGCTCGTATCCACCGCATAGGTTCCTCCCTGTGCACCGGCGCCATTCATCCTCGAGTGACGTCAGGGGCCATGTATACCCGTTAGGCATGGGCGATACTAGGGCCCGACGCATAACACCAGGGCGATACGGGCCACACTCCGACCACGATCCGGTCCCGCCCCCAACGAGCAGGTACGGAACGGGGAGGAGGAAGCACGCGTGCGCCTGCCCCTTCTCGCTCTCCTCGCCCGTGGTCCCGCCCACGGATACGAGCTCAAACAGGGGCTTGAGCAACTGCTGGGCGCCGCGTACCCTCAGCCGAACGTCGGCCAGATCTACATCACTCTCAGCCGGCTGGAGAAGTCGGGCCTGATCGAGGGCGAGGAAATCGCCCAGTCGAACCGGCCCAACAAGAAGATCTACCGGCTGACCGACGCCGGGCGGGAAGCGCTGAATGTCTGGTTCGAGGAGCCGACCGACGAGCCGCGCGTACGGGACGAGTTCTTCATGAAGCTCGCCCTCGCACCGGCGTCCGGCATGGCCGACCCGATCACTCTCATCAACAAACAGCGGCGTCAGTACCTCAACACCCTGCGGGACCTGTCGAAGCTCGCCGCCGCCGAAGACCGGGACAACCGGATCTCCCAGCTGCTGATCGAGGGCGCGATGCTGCACCTGCAGGCCGACCTCGACTGGCTGGAACGCTGTCAGGAGGAGCTGGAATGAGCGACGTAGCACCTCCTCCTGTCCTGTGTGCCGAAGGGCTCGTCAAGACGTACCACGGTGAAGGCGCCCCGGCCCACGCCGTGCGCGGTGTCGATCTGACCATCCGGCCGGGCGAGTTCATCGCGGTCACCGGACC from Streptomyces spiramyceticus carries:
- a CDS encoding PadR family transcriptional regulator, which translates into the protein MRLPLLALLARGPAHGYELKQGLEQLLGAAYPQPNVGQIYITLSRLEKSGLIEGEEIAQSNRPNKKIYRLTDAGREALNVWFEEPTDEPRVRDEFFMKLALAPASGMADPITLINKQRRQYLNTLRDLSKLAAAEDRDNRISQLLIEGAMLHLQADLDWLERCQEELE
- a CDS encoding ABC transporter substrate-binding protein; its protein translation is MRWIRAAGRGLLVAAVIMTGYAGAGVRAGGPPGGGDGRGPMTLATAGDLTGYLGPLLDGWNRTHPDEKVTLVELPDSADETRAQMITELRAGSGRFDVLNIDVAWTSEFAGAGWIAPVDRSRFPLDAFLPPVVDTATFDGQLYAVPYVTNAGLLYYRKDLLQREGEQPPRTWADLERQASTIAPKYGIGGYAGQFLPYEGLAVNVTEAVHSAGGSFLGDEGERVTVDSAAARAGLGFLARGVRDGWIPQEALRFKEEESRQAFQNGRLLFLRNWPYVYSAAGGKDSEVAGKFGVTPLPGPDGPGASVLGGSNLAVNAHSRHQESAKALMAYLTSEPVQRKVLTEGSLPPVRAALYADPELVRAYPFLPTLRRSVLAAEPRPKSPRYDQVSLAVQAVAYDAMALRQSPEQAVLRLAGELRAVARRG